A stretch of the SAR202 cluster bacterium genome encodes the following:
- a CDS encoding Gfo/Idh/MocA family oxidoreductase, whose amino-acid sequence MSSAHGGTIPGDLRVVPRSKAVADKSFKYRVGVVGCGRKGTVHARSFDTNPLAKVVAGADPDKENLDIFTKRFNCPGYSSYQEMLQKEKIDIVLAILPVSPNPSVVIGCAEMGVKAIQCEKPMAASLADADRMVEVCRKNNVKLAVGDLDRNITHYHKAMEYIRSGAIGEVQSIIVSNGAGVELAGGGIQQFSLARLFAGDVDAAWAIGWVNGDPNTELDMGGSGIVRFVNGVEAFFTKESTAKYGYEVLCTKGTFYADGQRAYLWKTKEGAHRRSGNYVEPVEGVLPTIGLYENRGTYDAEGWRYFPRNNDTAASLVEALDKGIEPRANGDNGRKALELAIAFRESARLGHVPVRLPLPNRNIRMVPAPTRMGNKKESKEASGYMISLMSIKK is encoded by the coding sequence ATTTCTTCGGCGCATGGTGGTACAATCCCCGGTGATCTCCGAGTAGTCCCAAGGAGCAAGGCAGTGGCAGACAAGAGCTTCAAATACCGAGTCGGCGTCGTAGGATGCGGCCGCAAGGGCACCGTCCACGCCCGCTCGTTCGACACTAACCCGCTAGCGAAGGTGGTTGCGGGCGCAGACCCCGACAAAGAAAACCTCGATATCTTCACGAAGCGCTTCAACTGCCCCGGCTACTCCTCCTACCAGGAGATGCTTCAAAAGGAGAAGATCGACATAGTCCTGGCGATCCTGCCGGTTAGCCCCAACCCTTCCGTGGTCATCGGCTGCGCGGAGATGGGTGTCAAGGCAATCCAGTGCGAGAAGCCCATGGCCGCATCGCTCGCCGACGCCGACCGCATGGTTGAAGTCTGCCGCAAGAACAATGTGAAGCTGGCCGTCGGCGACCTGGACCGCAACATCACGCACTACCACAAGGCAATGGAGTACATCCGCTCCGGCGCAATCGGCGAGGTGCAGTCGATCATCGTCTCCAACGGCGCGGGCGTGGAGCTCGCCGGCGGCGGCATCCAGCAGTTCAGCCTCGCCAGGCTATTCGCGGGTGATGTCGACGCCGCGTGGGCGATCGGCTGGGTAAACGGAGACCCAAACACCGAGCTGGATATGGGCGGCTCAGGCATCGTCCGCTTCGTGAACGGCGTCGAGGCCTTCTTCACGAAGGAGTCCACCGCCAAGTACGGCTACGAGGTGCTGTGCACGAAGGGCACGTTCTACGCCGATGGCCAGCGCGCCTACCTGTGGAAGACGAAGGAAGGGGCGCACAGGAGGTCCGGCAACTACGTGGAGCCCGTCGAGGGCGTCCTGCCCACGATCGGCCTCTACGAGAATCGCGGCACCTACGACGCCGAGGGCTGGCGCTACTTCCCGCGCAACAACGACACGGCGGCATCGCTGGTTGAGGCGCTGGACAAGGGCATCGAGCCGCGCGCGAACGGCGACAACGGCCGCAAGGCCCTGGAGCTCGCCATCGCCTTTCGGGAGTCCGCGCGCCTGGGCCATGTGCCTGTGCGCCTGCCGCTGCCCAACCGCAACATCCGCATGGTCCCCGCCCCAACCCGAATGGGCAACAAGAAAGAGTCCAAGGAGGCTTCAGGGTACATGATCTCTCTGATGTCGATAAAGAAATAG